TGAGCGCCTCCGTTCGGCGGCTTGAGTTCACCCGGCGTCCGCCCTACACCTGTCCACCAACGAATTGACGAAGTGGAGATACCCATGCGCGTGGCACAGGATCTGGCGCAGGCGGTCGGACATACCCCGATGATCCGCCTGAAGAAAGCCAGCGAGATGACGGGCTGCGAGATCCTCGCCAAGGCCGAGTTCATGAACCCCGGCCAGTCGGTGAAGGACCGCGCGGCGCTCTACATCATCAAGGATGCGATGGAGAAAGGGCTGCTTGAGCCCGGCGGCACCATCGTCGAAGGCACGGCGGGCAACACCGGCATCGGTCTCGCGCTGGTCGGCGCATCCATGGGCTTCCGCACGGTGATCGTGATCCCCGAGACCCAGTCTCAGGAAAAGAAGGACATGATCCGTCTTGCCGGCGCCGAGCTGGTGCAGGTCCCGGCGGCGCCCTACCGCAACCCGAACAACTACGTGCGCTACTCGGGCCGCCTGGCCGAGCAGCTGGCCAAGACCGAAACGCACGGCGCGATCTGGGCCAACCAGTTCGACAACGTCGCCAACCGGCTGGCCCATGTGGAAACCACTGGCCCCGAGATCTGGGAGCAGACCGGCGGCAAGGTCGACGGGTTCATCTGCGCCGTGGGATCGGGCGGCACGCTGGCGGGGGTTGCGGGCGCACTGCAGTCCAAGGGTGTGAAGATCGGTCTGGCCGATCCGATGGGCGCGGCGCTCTACAGCTATTACACCACCGGCGAGCTGAAATCCGAGGGCGACTCGATCACCGAGGGCATCGGACAAGGCCGGATCACCGCCAACCTCGAGGGGTTCACCCCCGACTTCGCCTACCAGGTGCCCGACGCCGAGGCGCTGCCGGTGGTCTTTGACCTGCTCTCCGAGGAGGGTCTCTGCGTTGGCGGCTCATCCGGCATCAACGTTGCCGGCGCGATCCGCATGGCCAAGGAAATGGGCCCGGGACACACCATCGTCACCGTGCTCTGCGACTACGGCACGCGTTACCAGTCCAAGCTTTTCAACCCGAGCTTCCTGCGCTCGCGCGATCTGCCGGTGCCGGGCTGGCTCGACCGCTCGCCCGCTTCGATCCCCGGCGTCTTCGAGGACGTATGAGTGCCCTGATCCGGCGTGTCCTTGCCGCCTGCGCGATGACTTTGCTCTGCGCGACCCTGGCGGTCGCGCAGGCACAGGACATTGATTACGCCACCTGGACGAAACTCGCGGAGCAGGCCGACGGTCTGCTGGACGGCGAGGATGTCACCGTCAAGCAATACGAGGATCTGCGCAGCCAGATCGCGGGTTGGCGGGACAGCTTCCTACGGGCTGAAAGCACCAATGCCTCGCGCATCGACACGTTGCAGCAGCAGCTCGACACGCTCGGCCCGGCCCCCGCCGAGGGCGAGAGCGAGGCCGAGGACATCGCCAATCGGCGGGCCGACCTGACCAAGCAACTTGCCGATGCGCAGGCGCCGGTGCGCCGCGCTCAGGAGGCCTACACTCAGGCCAACGGGCTGATCGGCGAGATCGACACCAAGATCCGCGAGATGCAGACCAGCCGCCTGCTGACCCTCGGGCCGTCGCCGCTGAACTTCCAGCTCTGGGCTCCTGCGGCGAACGACGTGGTCGCGGCAGGCACGTCGCTGGTGCAGGAGGTGCGCGACAACTTCGCCTCCGAAAGCCAGCGCGCGGCGGCGCGCGAGAACCTTCCGGTGATCATCCTGCTGGTAGGCCTGTCGGGCCTTCTGGTGATCCGCGGCCCGGCGTGGGTGCGGCGGATCGAGGAATGGCTGCGGCGACGCACACGCCGGGGCACGGGTGTCTGGCGCTTCGTCGCCTCGCTCGGTTCGATCGTGGTGCCGCTCGGCGGGCTCATCCTGCTGGTGGTGGCGGCGACGATCTCTGGGCTGCCTGGACAGAACCTGACAGTGGTGATGTACACCGTGCCGATTTGGGGGCTGGTGCTGCTCTACATCCGCTGGCTGGCGGGCGAGAGCTTCAACAGCGACGACGCGGTCGCCACGATGCCCCTGCCCAATTGGCAGCGCACCGAGGCCTGGCTCTATTCGTCGGTCCTCGCGCTGCTCTACGTGCTTCGCGGCATGGGCCAGACGCTCTCGGAGATTTTCAAATTCTCCGACGCGACAAACGCGGTGCTCGATTTCCCGCTGATCGTGCTCACGGCGCTGATGCTGTTCCGCCTCGGGCACATCCTGTCCGGGCTGAGCCGCAGTGAGCCCGAGGAGGGCGACGGCACGCTGCTCGATGGCTCGACCTTCCGGATGCAGCTGGCGCGGCTGATTGGCCGACTGTCGATGCTGCTGGCGGTCTTCGGACCGATCATGGCGGCGGTCGGCTATCACCGGGTCGGGCAGGGGATGGTGTTTCCTGCAGTGGTGTCGCTGTCGTTGCTGGCTCTTGTGCTGGTGCTGCAGCGCTTCGTCAAGGACCTCTATGAGCTGATCACCCGCAAGGATCCCGACGACAGCCTGATGACCGTGCTTGCTGGCGTGGTGCTGATCGTTCTGGCATTGCCGATGCTGGCGCTCATCTGGGGCGCGCGGGTCGCAGATCTCACAGAACTCTGGGCGCGCTTCCAAGAGGGTTTCCTGCTTGGCGACGCGCGCATTTCGCCGACCAGCTTCCTGACCATGCTGGTGGTCTTCGCCGTGGGCTACGGCGTCACCCGCCTGCTGCAAAGCGGGCTGCGCAGCTCGATCCTGCCGAAGACCAAGCTCGACATCGGCGGGCAGAATGCGGTCATCTCGGGGCTTGGCTACGCCGGGGTGATGCTGGCGGCGGTGGTTGCGATCACGGCAGCGGGGATCAACCTCACCGCGCTCGGCTACGTGATCTCGGCGCTGTCGGTCGGGATCGGTTTCGGCCTGCAGAACATCGTGCAGAACTTCGTCTCGGGGATCATCCTGCTCATCGAGCGGCCGATCAGCCAGGGCGACTGGATCGAGGTCGGCCCCAATATGGGCATCGTCAAGGACATCTCGGTGCGCGCAACGCGGATCGAGACCTTCGACCGCACCGACGTGATCGTGCCGAACTCGGACTTCATCTCGGGCACGGTGACCAACTTCACCCGTGGCAACGTCGTCGGCAGGGTCTTCACCACGGTCGGCGTCGCCTATGGCAGCGACACCCGCAAGGTCGAGAGCATCCTACTGCGCATCGTGCGCGAGCATGACATGGTGTTTCTCAACCCCGAGCCCTCGGTTGTCTTTGCGCGCTTCGGCGCGGATTCGCTGGAGTTCGAGATCCGGGCCATCGTGCGGGACGTGAACCAGAAGATCAAAATTCTCTCGGACTTCAACCACGAGATCAATGCGCGTTTCGTGGCCGAGGGGATCGAGGTGCCCTTTGCGCAGCGGGATATCTGGCTGCGGAACCCCGAAGCGCTGTATCCCTCCGGGGACCGGTCGCCGCAGGGCGGCGCCGACGAGGGCACCGAGGATGACACGCCGGCGAAGCGGCAGGGCAAGAAGACCGGCGGCGGAGGCGATGCCTTTCCGACCGTCGGACCGGAAGACGAGTAGGAGAGCGAGTTGACGGAACGACTGTTCCTTGAAGACGCCTATCGCCGCGAGGCGCCGGGCGAGGTCATCGGGCTGACCGAGGAGGGCGGCATCATCCTTGATGCCTCGCTCTTTTACGCGACCAGCGGCGGCCAGCCCGGCGACAGCGGCCAATTGCGCTGGCCGGGCGGCTCGATCGAGATCGCGACGGCGGTGAAGGGTGAGGGCGAGACCATCGTGCTTGTCCCGGCCGAGCCCAAGCCGCTGCCCTATGTCGGCGCGCGCGTCACGCAGGTGCTCGACTGGGAACGCCGCCACAGGCACATGCGGGTGCACACGGCGCTGCACCTCTTGTCGGTGGCCCTGCCGTTGCCGGTAACCGGCGGGCAGATCAGCGCCGGCAAGGGCCGGCTCGACTTCCTGATGCCCGAGCCACCCGAGGACCGGGACGGGCTCGAGGCGATGCTGAACGAGTTCGTGGCCCGCGACCTGACGGTCTCGGAAAGCTGGATCACCGAGGCCGAACTCGACGCCAACCCCGAGCTGGTCAAGACCATGAGCGTTCAGCCGCCGCGTGGCGCCGGGCGGATCCGCTTGGTGCGGATCGGCGAGGGCGAGGGGCAGATCGACCTGCAGCCCTGCGGCGGCACCCATGTGGCGCGCACCGGCGAGATCGGGGACCTGCGGCTCGGCAAGATCGAGAACAAGGGCAAGCAGAACCGGAGGGTGAACCTGCTGGTCGGCTGAACCCGTTCGGCAGGTTGGGGTGTCAGGAGAGAGGGGGCTCTGCCCCCTCGGCACCGCGCGCCTCGCTGACGGGGTAGTTGGCGCTGGCAGGAACCCGGGCGGGTCTCGGGGCGCGGCGGCGGGTGGTCACGATGTAGAGCGCGAGGCTGATGACCACCAGCGCGCCGCCAAGCAGCATGCGCGGGCTCGGCGCCTCGCCAAGGAAGGCCCAGACCCAGACCGGGCCAAGCACCGTTTCGAGCAGCATCAGCAGGCTGACGTTGGCCGCGGCGGTGTGGCGCGAGGCGGAGCTGAGGCAAAAGAAGGAGACCGGCAGGATCACCGCGCCGGTGGCCAGGATCGGCAGCACATGGCCCTCGGTGAGTGCGCCCGCCGGCACCAGCGCCAGCCCGCAGAGCCCGGATATCAGCGCGCCCGTGCCCATGGCGGGCATCAGCGGCAGTGCCGGAGCGTGGCGCAGCGTGACGAAGCTGAGCCCGAGGGTGAGCGCGACACCAAATCCGCAGAGCGCCCCCACGAGCGTGCCGGGGCTGGCCGCGAGATCGCCCTTGCCGCTGACCGCGAGCCCGATGCCCAGCAGGACCGCGCCCATGGTGATCCAGGTGGCGCGGCTGGTCGGCTCGCCGTAGAGCAGCCGCGACAGCAGCGCGGCGCAGACCGGCATGGTCGCCACCGCCAGCAGCACCACCGCGACGGGCGCCACCGCGATGCCAAGCGAGAAGAGCGCGGCATTGGCGCTCTGGCAGGCGATCACCGTCAGCCCGGGGCGGGTCAGCAGAAGCCGCAGGTTGCGCGGGCCGCGTGTGGTGAGAAGAAAGATCGCCCAGAAGGTCGCCCCGAGCGCCAGCCCGCGCCAGGTCAGCATCGACAACCCCTCCATGCCCGACAGCCGCATCAGCAACGTGTCGGGCGTCAGGACGAGCGCGCCGAGGGCGGCGAGCCCAAGGCCGTAGAAGGGGTGTCTTTGCATGCGGGCCTTCGGTCTTGGGGCCGGAGGACCGGCGACTGTGTCAGGCGTAGAGCGGTTGCAGGCCCATCTGCATGTGAAGCGCGTTCACCGCAGTTTCCGGCAGCCCCATCGCCTTGGCGAGACGATCAAGGTATTCGGCCTCGTTCGGCGTGTCCACCGTGATCGCCATCAGCGAAGCGGCGTAGACTTGGGTCTTCTGCGCATCGGGCGTGTCCTTGGCCAGCGCCTCGGGGTCGAGCTTGGCGCCCAGCTGCTCCTTGAGAAAAGCGATGTCCTCGGGCGAGGCATCGGCGCCAAGCGTGTCGGTCAGCTTGGCCTTTTCGGCGGCGTCGATCTCGCCGTCGGCCTTGGCGGCCTGGATCATCGCGCGCAGCATCAGCCCGGCGGCGGTCTCGGCCTCGGGGGCGGCGTGCGTGGCGCTCATCTTGTCGAGCATGTCGCCGAGGTTCTTGCCGCCCATGTTGGCCGCCTTTGCCGCGGCCGCGAGCATCCCGGCGAGGCCCGTGCTGGCGGCCTGGCCGGCCTGATCCATGCCCGGCATGGTGCCGAGGCCGCTTTTCTTCAGTTGTTCCATGATGGCGCCAAGCGGGTTGCCGTTGCCGCCGAGCATCTTGCCCATCTGCGCCTGCAGCGATGTGCCGGGCTCTGAGCCGGGGATCTGGGCCTTGCCGCCGATCAGCGTGCCAAGGCCCTGGTCGCCGGAGAGACGGTCAACGCCGCGCGCGGCGGCATAGCCGACGGCAATCTTTGCCAGGGTTCCCATGAGACTCATCTTCGTGCTCCCTTCAACATGCATGCCGAGGTTGATGTCGCCGCCAGCTTGCCGGATGCGGTGACGTTGGGGAAGGAAAATTCCCGTATGGGCGGATTTGCGCGCTTTTACGAAGGAGTTGCCGGTCGTGCCGGCGCCGGCTCATGTGCCGCAGAAGGTCGCTTGAACAACCTCCGAGGGCAGCGGCGGGCGGCGCAGGTCGTCTGCCTCGGGCTGATCCTCGTAAGGCCGCGAGAGCACCACGTTGAGGTGATGAAAGAGGCTCTCGTCGCCCTCCATCGCGGCGGCGATCATCTGCTCGACGCGGTGATTGCGCGGGGTGAAGGCGGGGTTGGCCGCGCGCATCCGCGCTTCGGGAGCGCTTTCTTCGGAGATGCGCTCCTGCCAGCGGGCATGCCAGGCGTCATAGGCGGTGCGGTCGGCGATTTCGTCGCGGGCCGAGCCGCTGGCGAGGGCGCGGAAGGTGTTGGTGAAGTCCGAGCCGCCCGCCTGCATCATCTGCAGCAGGTCGGCGATCAGCCGCGCGTCCTCGGGGTCCGGCGCGCCAAGGCCGAGCTTGGCGCCAAAGCGGGTCAGCCAGGCACCCCGGATGAGGTTGGGCATGGCGTTGATGATCTCGGTGAACTCGGTCACCGCCGCATCTTGGTCCTGCACGAGCGGCACCATGGCGGTGGCAAGCTGGGCCATGTTCCACACGATGATGTCGGCCTGCGCCTGGTAGGCATAGCGCCCGTGCTGGTCGATCGAGGAATAGACCGTGTCCGGGTGATACTGGTCCATGAAGGCGCAGGGGCCGTAGTCGATGGTTTCGCCCGAGAGCGTGCAGTTGTCGGTGTTCATCACCCCGTGGATGAAGCCGAGCGACATCCACTGCGCCACCAGCTCGGCCTGGCGCTGACAGACGGCGGCAAGCATCTCGCCGGGGGTGCTGGTCTCGGGGTAGTGGCGCGCGCGGGTGTACTCGTAGAGCTGCTGCAGCTCTGGGTACTGCTGGCGCGAGGCGAAAAGCTGGAAGGTTCCGACGCGGATGTGGCTCGCGGCGACACGGGTGAAGACAGCGCCGGGCAGGATGGTCTCGCGGTAGACATCATCGCCGGTGCGCACCGCCGCAAGCGCGCGGGTGGTGGGCACGCCAAGCGAGTGCATCGCCTCGGACAGCACGTATTCTCGCAGCACTGGCCCCAGCGCCGCCCGCCCGTCGCCGCGGCGCGAAAAGGGGGTGGGGCCCGAGCCCTTGAGCTGGATGTCGCGGCGCAGGCCGGCCCTGTCGATCACCTCGCCGAGCAGCAGTGCCCGCCCGTCGCCGAGTTGCGGAGAGAAGCCGCCGAACTGGTGGCCGGCGTAGATCTGGGCGAGCGGGTTCGCCCCCTCGGGCAGCGTGTTGCCGGAGAAGATCGCCGCGAGCAGCGGATCATCCGTACCGGTGATGCCAAGCTCCCCGGCCAGTGCCGTATTGAAAGCGATGAGCTTCGGGGCGGCGACGCGGGCGGGCGCAACCCGCGCGTAGAAGGCCTCGGGCAGGCGGGCATAGCTGTTGTCGAAGGGGATCGAAAGGGTCATGACAGTCCAGATAGGCAGAGCTGGCGCTCCGCGAAAGGGGGCTTGCGAGAGAGAGCGGCGGTTCGGGCGCGGCTCTCAGAGCGCGCAGCGCATCAGCGCGGCGCCGCGGTCCTGCAGGCGGGCCCGGCGGCAGAAGCGCTGCAGGTGTTCGTCCTCGCGGTCGACCTCCATCTGGAGGGCGGTGATGCCGCCCTGCCGCAGCGCCTGGGTGAGCTGGAACAGCGCCTCGCTGCCCATGCCGCGGCTGCGCACCGCGGGGCGGATGTAGAGCTGGTCGATCGTGCCGGTCATGCCGCCGCTTTCCACCGACCAGCCAAAGCTGACCACCACGTATCCGACCGGCGCCTTGCGCGGGCCGATGAGCCAGGCGGCGCCCTGCGGCGCGCCCTCGAGCAGCGGTGTCAGCGCTGCGGTGATCCGGGCCTCGTCAGGCTCGGTGCCGCGCTCTGCCTGGAAGCTGGCGACCATGGGCAGCAGCCGTTCGAGATCGTCGGAACCGGCGAGGTGCAGGGATTTCATAGCTTGGCCAGCCTTTCGGTGAGCAGGGTGAAGAAGGCGTCGGCATCCAGATCGCCGATGAAGGTGGCGTTGGGCGCGCGGCCCGAAACCCCCCACCAGTCGGCCACCGTCATGCCGAGGGTCAGCTCGGAAACGGTCTCGATTTCGACGTTGATGTGCCGACCCGAAAAGATCTCGGGAGCCAGAAGATAGGCGGTGACGCAGGGATCGTGCAGCGGCGCGCCTTCGGAGCCGTATTTCTCCAGATCGAAGCGCTCGAAGAAGTCGGTCATCTCGGCCACGGCCATGCCCACCGGCGTGCCGAGCGCGCGGATCGCGTCGTTGCGCGGCTTGGTCACCAGCGCCTTGTGAGTCACGTCGAGCGGCATGACCACCAGCGGGACGCCCGAGCCGAAGACCTCGGCGGCGGCCTCGGGATCGACGTAGATGTTGAACTCTGCGGCGGGGGTGTAGTTGCCGACCTCGAAATAGGCACCGCCCATCAGGACGATTTCCTGCACGCGGTCGACGATGTCGGGGGCGCGGCGGAAGGCGGTGGCAATATTGGTGAGCGGGCCGAGCGGGCAGAGCGTGACCGTGCCCGAGGGCTCGGCGCGCAGCGTGTCAATGAGGAAGTCGACCGCGTGGCGCTCCTGCAGCGGCATCACCGGCCCGGGCAGTTCCGGGCCATCGAGACCGGTCTTGCCGTGCACGTGCTCGGCGGTCACCAGCTTGCGTTCCAGCGGGACGTCGCAGCCGGCGAAGACGGGGATGTCGGTGCGGCCGGCCAGTTCGCAGACCATGCGGGCATTGCGCGAGGTCAGGGGCAGCGGCACGTTGCCCGCAACGGCGGTGATCCCCAGCACCTCGAGTTCGGGTGAGGCAAGGGCCAGAAGGATGGCGACCGCGTCATCCTGCCCGGGGTCCGTGTCGATGATGATGCGTCGTGCCATGGCCCGCCCCGATTTTTTTCCCGCGCCCAAGGCGT
The sequence above is a segment of the Alloyangia pacifica genome. Coding sequences within it:
- a CDS encoding alanyl-tRNA editing protein; the encoded protein is MTERLFLEDAYRREAPGEVIGLTEEGGIILDASLFYATSGGQPGDSGQLRWPGGSIEIATAVKGEGETIVLVPAEPKPLPYVGARVTQVLDWERRHRHMRVHTALHLLSVALPLPVTGGQISAGKGRLDFLMPEPPEDRDGLEAMLNEFVARDLTVSESWITEAELDANPELVKTMSVQPPRGAGRIRLVRIGEGEGQIDLQPCGGTHVARTGEIGDLRLGKIENKGKQNRRVNLLVG
- a CDS encoding DUF533 domain-containing protein encodes the protein MSLMGTLAKIAVGYAAARGVDRLSGDQGLGTLIGGKAQIPGSEPGTSLQAQMGKMLGGNGNPLGAIMEQLKKSGLGTMPGMDQAGQAASTGLAGMLAAAAKAANMGGKNLGDMLDKMSATHAAPEAETAAGLMLRAMIQAAKADGEIDAAEKAKLTDTLGADASPEDIAFLKEQLGAKLDPEALAKDTPDAQKTQVYAASLMAITVDTPNEAEYLDRLAKAMGLPETAVNALHMQMGLQPLYA
- a CDS encoding nucleoside hydrolase: MARRIIIDTDPGQDDAVAILLALASPELEVLGITAVAGNVPLPLTSRNARMVCELAGRTDIPVFAGCDVPLERKLVTAEHVHGKTGLDGPELPGPVMPLQERHAVDFLIDTLRAEPSGTVTLCPLGPLTNIATAFRRAPDIVDRVQEIVLMGGAYFEVGNYTPAAEFNIYVDPEAAAEVFGSGVPLVVMPLDVTHKALVTKPRNDAIRALGTPVGMAVAEMTDFFERFDLEKYGSEGAPLHDPCVTAYLLAPEIFSGRHINVEIETVSELTLGMTVADWWGVSGRAPNATFIGDLDADAFFTLLTERLAKL
- a CDS encoding cysteine synthase A, coding for MRVAQDLAQAVGHTPMIRLKKASEMTGCEILAKAEFMNPGQSVKDRAALYIIKDAMEKGLLEPGGTIVEGTAGNTGIGLALVGASMGFRTVIVIPETQSQEKKDMIRLAGAELVQVPAAPYRNPNNYVRYSGRLAEQLAKTETHGAIWANQFDNVANRLAHVETTGPEIWEQTGGKVDGFICAVGSGGTLAGVAGALQSKGVKIGLADPMGAALYSYYTTGELKSEGDSITEGIGQGRITANLEGFTPDFAYQVPDAEALPVVFDLLSEEGLCVGGSSGINVAGAIRMAKEMGPGHTIVTVLCDYGTRYQSKLFNPSFLRSRDLPVPGWLDRSPASIPGVFEDV
- a CDS encoding protein adenylyltransferase SelO — protein: MTLSIPFDNSYARLPEAFYARVAPARVAAPKLIAFNTALAGELGITGTDDPLLAAIFSGNTLPEGANPLAQIYAGHQFGGFSPQLGDGRALLLGEVIDRAGLRRDIQLKGSGPTPFSRRGDGRAALGPVLREYVLSEAMHSLGVPTTRALAAVRTGDDVYRETILPGAVFTRVAASHIRVGTFQLFASRQQYPELQQLYEYTRARHYPETSTPGEMLAAVCQRQAELVAQWMSLGFIHGVMNTDNCTLSGETIDYGPCAFMDQYHPDTVYSSIDQHGRYAYQAQADIIVWNMAQLATAMVPLVQDQDAAVTEFTEIINAMPNLIRGAWLTRFGAKLGLGAPDPEDARLIADLLQMMQAGGSDFTNTFRALASGSARDEIADRTAYDAWHARWQERISEESAPEARMRAANPAFTPRNHRVEQMIAAAMEGDESLFHHLNVVLSRPYEDQPEADDLRRPPLPSEVVQATFCGT
- a CDS encoding DUF3772 domain-containing protein; protein product: MSALIRRVLAACAMTLLCATLAVAQAQDIDYATWTKLAEQADGLLDGEDVTVKQYEDLRSQIAGWRDSFLRAESTNASRIDTLQQQLDTLGPAPAEGESEAEDIANRRADLTKQLADAQAPVRRAQEAYTQANGLIGEIDTKIREMQTSRLLTLGPSPLNFQLWAPAANDVVAAGTSLVQEVRDNFASESQRAAARENLPVIILLVGLSGLLVIRGPAWVRRIEEWLRRRTRRGTGVWRFVASLGSIVVPLGGLILLVVAATISGLPGQNLTVVMYTVPIWGLVLLYIRWLAGESFNSDDAVATMPLPNWQRTEAWLYSSVLALLYVLRGMGQTLSEIFKFSDATNAVLDFPLIVLTALMLFRLGHILSGLSRSEPEEGDGTLLDGSTFRMQLARLIGRLSMLLAVFGPIMAAVGYHRVGQGMVFPAVVSLSLLALVLVLQRFVKDLYELITRKDPDDSLMTVLAGVVLIVLALPMLALIWGARVADLTELWARFQEGFLLGDARISPTSFLTMLVVFAVGYGVTRLLQSGLRSSILPKTKLDIGGQNAVISGLGYAGVMLAAVVAITAAGINLTALGYVISALSVGIGFGLQNIVQNFVSGIILLIERPISQGDWIEVGPNMGIVKDISVRATRIETFDRTDVIVPNSDFISGTVTNFTRGNVVGRVFTTVGVAYGSDTRKVESILLRIVREHDMVFLNPEPSVVFARFGADSLEFEIRAIVRDVNQKIKILSDFNHEINARFVAEGIEVPFAQRDIWLRNPEALYPSGDRSPQGGADEGTEDDTPAKRQGKKTGGGGDAFPTVGPEDE
- a CDS encoding DMT family transporter, with product MQRHPFYGLGLAALGALVLTPDTLLMRLSGMEGLSMLTWRGLALGATFWAIFLLTTRGPRNLRLLLTRPGLTVIACQSANAALFSLGIAVAPVAVVLLAVATMPVCAALLSRLLYGEPTSRATWITMGAVLLGIGLAVSGKGDLAASPGTLVGALCGFGVALTLGLSFVTLRHAPALPLMPAMGTGALISGLCGLALVPAGALTEGHVLPILATGAVILPVSFFCLSSASRHTAAANVSLLMLLETVLGPVWVWAFLGEAPSPRMLLGGALVVISLALYIVTTRRRAPRPARVPASANYPVSEARGAEGAEPPLS
- a CDS encoding GNAT family N-acetyltransferase; the protein is MKSLHLAGSDDLERLLPMVASFQAERGTEPDEARITAALTPLLEGAPQGAAWLIGPRKAPVGYVVVSFGWSVESGGMTGTIDQLYIRPAVRSRGMGSEALFQLTQALRQGGITALQMEVDREDEHLQRFCRRARLQDRGAALMRCAL